GAGCGGCTGTCACATCCGATTCAATATCGGTCTCGAGTGTCAGAGTGGGATCGGCTTTGAGGTCGCCACTGAGTTGCTCGAGGGTTTGGTTCGTAATGTCATCGCTGAAGACCACAGTCTGCATGCGCGAGCTGATGATGCGCGACTGAGGGAGAGCGTAGTCGACGCCGCAAGCAGTATTCATTTCACCGAGACGCGAAACGGCCATTTCGTTGCCGCACACCGTCTCGAGGCGATAGCTCGTAGGAGAGGGGATCGACATGCCGAGGAGCTGATGATTGCTCAGGCTGGCAGCGCTCTCGGTCGTTGAGGGATCAACTGAGGCGGGGCTGGTCGATTCGGGAAGATACTTTTTCTTGCTGGCAGGGCTCGTCGTCGAAGGGCCCGACTCGATCGAGAGAATTGGAGCGGCTGCGGGACTCGACATCGATTCCTGCATCAACTTGAAAACAAGTAGCAGGGCCCCAAACAAGGCGCAGAACGAAAGTGTTGTCCGGATCATCGGCATCCACTCAGTTGGGCTCGGGCAATCCACGTAGCGAAACGTTGGCAGTCCTTACGTGGGACTGCATGCCGGTTCGGCGTGGGTTGCGCGGGGGTAGAACGAACGGGTAGAGCAATATGTCGGCCTCGGCGCTGCAAGTCGAGGTGCGTACACCCACGATTGGCGCGACGAAGTTAACCCTCGAGTAAGTCCGCCTGACTCCTCGAAGTTGTTGTGATATCGGCCAGCCAGCGCCAGGGTCGCTACTACAGAACGATGAAATCCGACCCGGAACGCCCCGCAAAAGTGGGCGCAGCAACTAACTTTGACGGTTGCGAAGAGGGTGCACCTAGCGGGGGAAAGATTCACGCCATGTTTGCTGGCAGAATGTCGCTAGAGATGCGTGCTAGCGAAGCGTGGTAGCAATCGTCTTTGAGAAGGCCAAGGTCGATTACCAAAGCGACCACTCGCGCCACGAGCTGGCAATCGACGGACGCTCGGCAGGAGCTGGTTCGCCACCTTGAAGATACTCGCGCCAGCGTGAAGGATCATTGCCGTAGTCGCGACCCGAAATCGACCGGAGCGAATCCATGGCAATTTTCTGCATGGCGGGGTCATCTTCGTCGAGCGCGACACGCAGCGCTTGAGCGGCAGCTGGATCTTGAAATTGCTGGAGACCGCGTGCGGCGGTTTTGCGCACGTCGGCATCGGTGTCGGTCCCCACCACCTGCCCGAGCGCTGTCACTGCTTGCGGACCTTTTTGTCGCGCAAGGGCCTCGCAAGCAACGCGGCGTACGTCGGCATTTTCGCTTTGCAAATTGCCAACAATGGCAGCTTCAGCGGTGGCGGTGTTGTAGGCGGCCAGAGTGCGCAGCATTTCGAGCTTCATCGGAACTGCGGACTCAGCCGCGAGTTGCTGCGACAATTCAGCGGCCACTTGCTCGCGTTCTTCGGGAGGAAGCGAACCTGCTTTGGCACGCAAGCTTTGAAGCGCCTCGACGCGCGCATAATATGTCGGCCCAAACGTTTCGTCCTCAGCCCACTGTTTGCGGACCCATGGATTGAGCGATCGCATTTCAGGAACAGGTCCATCGGCGCAGCCAGAGACTGCTGCTAGCAAGCCGATGAGCATCAGCATCGAGAGCCCATTGTTTCGATCAGGCATGCGCTAATTCCTGCGATATTCTAGAACGCGTATCACATTTTGGTGGCGGCTATCGGGCCACGTTTTCAGCCTCGAATCCCGACCGGCGCGCAAAGCTGCCGATGACGGGGCGTGGCTTGTAGCAAAAGTGTTCGAATCGATCCAGACTGCTTGCGGAGAAGGAATCGGTCAGCGAATTTGGCCGTGCTAGCGGCTGGTAAGCTGAGGTGAGGGCAGTTTCCGCTTTCGCCCCGCGAGGAACTTTGGTACATCCAGTCCGCTCATCCCACGCTACTCGAGCAGATGACAGCCACTTCTGATGCCAGCTATCAAAACTCCATCGAAAACCAACTGCGAGCCTCCTGCGGCTCCTGGGATTATGAATTCGCCGCTTGATTCATCGCGACTCGATCCGACACTCGCTGCGTCGCAGCTGTGGAACAGTACGATCATCGGCACGCGTTTGATGCAGCTAGCAGTCGTTCTCGCCGCGCTGGCCGCCCTCAGTTTGCTCGTCGATATGCAGGTTGCACGCTACTGGCATCAAGTGAAACTCGGTGGCGATGTTCGCAACTTCTTTCGCATGATCGAAGCCTTTGCCTATGGCTATACCGTCCTCATTTTGATTTTCATGGTATCGGCGATCGACCCGCGTGGGGCACGCATTTTGCCGCGACTACTACTCTGCACTTACGGTCCGGGTGTTCTGGTGAACATCGTCAAGGTTTCAGTTTCTAGGATGAGGCCATCCTCGATCGACGACCTGAATGTCAGCGTGATGTCGACGTTTGGGGCGCTGTTTCCTTTCCTTGTCGATGGCACTTCACTCGATCACCGGATGCAATCATTTCCGTCGGGGCACACCGCCACTGCAACAGGATTTGCTGCCGCACTCGCGATTTTGTACCCGCAACGGGCCTGGGTGTTTGTGATTTTGCCGGTGGTGGCTGCGCTACAACGTTTGCAATCGGAATCGCACTTTTTAAGCGATACCCTCTCAGCCGCGTCGCTCGCTTGTTTTGCAGTAGCGCTCAGTTGCCTCGTACCGCTGGTTTCTCGTCGCCTCTTGAAGTTTGAAGCACCCAGCAGCATCGCCGAGCAGGTTATTTCCTCGAAAGTTTGATTGCTTCGCGCGGCATGGTCCCTTTACACTCGACTGCTTGGGGCAGTTTCTGGCGAGTGTGCCAACCAAGGTGACCGTTGTGACCAAATATCTTTCTGCTACGCTTGTGGGCTCGCTCTTGCTCGGCTGCTCACAGCTACTTGGGGCCGAAGCTGCGGCTGAGCGTCCGCTTCATGAAATCCACCGCGACTTGTCGCAACTCTTGAAGGGGGAGGTCGCCTCCAAATCCGACATCGATCATTATGTCGTCGTCACGCAAATGTGCGAATTGCACGCCGAAATGGTGAGCGATAGTCGATTTACGACGAGCGACACGCTGAAGAATTACCGGGCGCAGCTTTACACTCGGTTGCTTCGCGTCCAGACATCGCTGAAGAACCAGCTGGCCCGCGATGCGAAAAAAGGGGAGGGGAGTTCCCCCGTTCAACCCGATCGCAGCGCGGCTGAACTCTCGCAGGCAGTTGCGGCGTCGGTTTCGGAAGCACTCGAGCGACAGCAGCAAGTGCTTGGGAGTCGCGATGCGATGGTGGCGCTTGGCGGCGCTCCTGTTCCAGCCGATCATGGCCGGGAGTTGGTGGAGCTGATCGAGCGTACGATCAATCCTGCCTTTTGGGACGTCAATGGCGGCCCTGGGACGATTGTCTATTACGCACCGCTGCAATGTCTCGTGGTCCGCGCGACGAGCGATATGCATGGCCGCGTTGGCAATCTCGCAGAAGACTTGCGCGCCGCTGGACGCTAGCGAATCTGCTCGACGGTGGTGATGGTGATGGTCTCGGCTGGAAGTGAAGGAAAATCACCTTCCGCTTTCGTGCCACCAGCAGCAATCTGATCGATGATTTCCATCCCTTGGATCACTTCGCCAAACACGCAGTAGCCGTAGTCTTCGGCCGAATCAATCGATTGGTGATCGAGTCCGCTGTTGTCGGCGAGATTCACAAAAAACTGCGACGTCGCCGAATGTTCTGAATCGGGGTCGCGAGTCATCGCCACCGTGCCACGCTTGTTTTTGAGTCCATTGGCGGCTTCGTTGTAGATCGGCGAGCGGGTGGGCTTCGGAGCAAGGTCGGCACCATAGCCCCCCATGATCACCATCATTCCAGGCTCGACATGATGCAGAATCGTGCCGGAGTAGAAATCGCGTTTAACATAGTCTCGCAAAAAGTTGTCAACCGTGCCGGGAGCTTTTTCACCGTAAAGTTGAATTTGGATATCGCCCGCGGTGGTGTGCACCACCACAATCGGGTCGACGTAAGGCTGCTCCACCACCTTTGCGGGAATGCTCGTGGTGTAGCTCTCTCCCACATCGCTCGCGCTAGTGCTGGTTGAAGCGGTGCTGGAGGTGGGGGGTGCTTCGATGCTGGCCGTGGGAGGTGTGGTCGACGATCCGCCGCAACCAACGCTTGTCAGTCCAAGGGCAACGCCTAGAACCCAAGTGGCTGAGGCTTGCCAGAAGTTCATGCCACCCAGCGTGGCCACTTGTTGCAATCGACGCATCGCTAAACCTCCATGTGAAACTTGCCGCCGCTAGATCGCTGGCGAAGAGCATCCCTAGCTCGCGGGGACCATCCGGTGTCGCTATATCCAGGAAAATGGGGTTTGGTGCAACAGCGGTTCTCGCCGCCCGTCAATCGCCGCTGACGCGACTGCGAAATCTCGCTAGAATCAGGGGAATGGAGGCGGTCGGCCCGTCCCGGGGCAATGGGGTCTCGGGATACTTCTCTGCTATCGGATGGCGATTAGCAGGCCGATCGCGTTTCGAATTTTCGGTCCCGAGAACGAGTTTGACATGGCATTTCCTAGCGGATTCGAACATATCACGCGCGAGCAAGAGCAGCTGGCCCCTTTCACCTGGTTCCGCATCGGTGGAGCCGCGCAATTCTGGGTGGAACCGACTTCGATCGAAGAACTGGCCGCTGTCGTGCGCGCCGCTGCCGCCGAAGGGCTCATGATTCGGGTGCTCGGCGGAGGATCGAATCTGCTGGTCCGCGACGAAGGTGTGAGTGGCGTGGTGCTACACCTCACTGCCGCCGCCTTCGCCAAAATCGAAGTCAATAAGAAGCGAATCATCGCAGGTGGCGGGGCCAAGCTGGGGCACGTTGTCTCGACAGCAGTCCGCGAAGGTCTGGCAGGACTCGAGCAACTGGTCGGCATTCCCGGCACACTGGGCGGGGCACTGCGGAGCAACGCCGGAACCCATGGTGGTGATATTGGTCAATGGACCACGTCGGCCACTGTGATGACTCGCAGCGGCGAAATCTTGACGCGCTCGAAAGACGAATTGCGATTTGGCTATCGGGCCAGCAGTCTCGACGAGCTCGTGATTCTCGAAGCAACGCTCGATCTCGAAATGGCCAGTAGCGCGATGCTGACCAAGCAAATGCAGCAGACCTGGATTTTGAAGAAGGCGCAGCTTCCGTCGGCCGATCAAGCGACCAGCTGCATTTTCAAAAATCCAGGTGGTGTGAGCGCTGCGAGCTTGATTGAAGAAGCAGGGATGCATAGCGCTCGCGTCGGTAACGCGGAAGTGAGTGATCGCAACGCCGCCTACATCGTCGCGCAGCCTGGTTGCACCAGCCGCGAAGTCATCGAGTTGATTGAACTCATTCGTAAAACGGTAGCCGATCGAACCGGTGTCGACCTCGAAACCGCCATCGAGATCTGGTAGCAACGATTCGCTCTCGAAGAGAAGCCATCCAGTCATCGAGTGCACGACAAAGGAGGTCGACGCTTGGCCGCGAAGAAAGACAAGGACAAGTCGAAAGAGTCGGATAAGAAGGACGAAAAGAAAGAGAAATCCCCAGCGCCAGCCAAAAAGGTGGCAGCAGGAAGCTCGATCTTCAGCCTGCTCTTCGCGCGCGGCTATCGCGAAATCTTCCTTTCGGCGATCTTGCTCATCGGGGGAATCGTTGGACTCCGTTTAGCCTGGGATCGACTCTCGGGCTCGCTGGCAACAGATCCACGCTATCAGGTCACCGCCGAACAAATCGTGGTGACACCCCAGCCTGCGTGGATTCATGCCGACGTGAAAGCAGAAGTGATTCGCGACTCGAGCTTGTCGCAGCTGTCGCTCACCGATCCCAAGTGTGCCGAACGCGTAGGGCAAGCGTTTGCCATGCACAGCTGGATCGAACGCGTTGTGCGTGTCGAAAAACAATATCCATCGCGCATTGTGGTCGAGGTGGCGTATCGAAGTCCGATCGCAGCGGTCGAGGTTGCCGGTAGCGGCACAGCTGGGCTGCTGTTTGTAGATGCTGCGGGGATCCTGCTTCCTTCGCAAGATTTTGCGGAGAACCAAACGCGAAACTTCCTGCGCATCGATGCCGGGCGAACAGCTCCCTCGGGAGTTGAAGGGATGCCGTGGGGAGATGCCAAGGTGGTGAAGGGGGCTGCAATTGCTGCTGCCCTAGGGGAGCGGTTTAAAGATTTGTCGCTCTACAAAATTGTGGCCACCACCACATCGACTGGCAACGAGCAGTTTGAACTGCAAACCCGCGATGGGGGACGCATCATTTGGGGGCATGCACCTGCCAGTGAACCGCTCGGAGAGCCGACAGCATCGAGCAAAATTGCTCGCCTCGAGGCCGAAGCGACCACGCGTGGCGGGCTATCGCTCAGCACCTTGCGCGAGCCGCTCGATCTCACCCGTCCCGCACCACCGATACCAGTCACTTCCGGAAGCAGCACCAGCCCGCCAGCTGCGGCTGCAATTTCGGCATCGTAGTCCGATCAGTTGAGCGCGCAGTACAAGTGGCGCTCGTGTAAAATTGACGGACCAGCGGCTGCAAGCAAGCTGACGCGTACCTGAGCAAGGAGCTACTTGGCCTTGCGAGGAGCAGGGGAGGGGAGCAGCTTTTGCTGTTCAACCGGAGTCGAAGCGACTTGCACCTCAGCGACACTCGTCGTGCCACCGGCGCTTAAAGGAAGTGCGGCTGCACTTTCGACAGCCGCTTTCGTTGCGAGTTCTTCACGCACCACCGCCATGTGTGATGGTGCTTCGATGCCGATCCGGACACCACCGCCAGAGATTCTCACGACGGTGATGGCAATTTGATCGCCAATCAGAATCCGTTCACCAACTTTCCGACTCAGTACTAGCATGACGCATTCCTTGCTTAGCGGGCCTTAGGGAACCCAACTACACGCCCCTTAACCTTGGGAACGATAGCAAAGCTGTCGCGTCGTTGCAATCAGAAGGATCGTAGGAAAGTTTTGGCGTCGGATACTTGCGTAAGATGCGAGCTATGGGCTATTTGGCTGCGTTCTGGTAAACCGTGGTCGCAGCAGCAATGCTGGCCCCGCGCTGGAACTGATAACCCTGTTCAGCCAGCAGCTGTTCGAGAGCCGACAGGATCAGCAGCACATTGGCTGGTCGGCTGCCGTAGCCCATCAGACCAATTCGCCACACTTTGCCTTTATACGCACCCAATCCCGCACCAATTTCGATGCCGAAACGATTCAGCAGGTCTCCACGCACTTTGGCGTCGTCGATTCCTTCAGGAATCAGCACCGCGTTCAGCTGGGGCAGGATATGGCCTTCCTGCGTGCTGTATTTGATGCCAATCGCTTCCAAACCGGCCCGCAGCGCCTTGTGATTCAGCGCATGGCGAGCGTGGCACTTCTCGAGCCCTTCCTCGAGCACCAATCGGAGTGCTTCATAGAGGGCGTAAGTCATGTTGATCGGGCCGGTGTGGTGATACACGCGGTTCTGACCCCAGTAGTTGGCCAGCATCGAGACGTCGAGGTACCAGCTTTGCACCTTGGTCTTGCGGCTCATCACCTTTTCCATCGCAGCGGGGCTGAACGAAACGGGAGAGAGACCCGGCGGACAGCTGAGGCACTTTTGCGTGCCGGAGTAGATCGCGTCGATGTTCCAGGCATCGACTTCCAGCGGAATGCCACCCAGGGCAGTCACGGCATCGACCGCCAGCAGAGCGTTGTACGAATGGACCAGCTTTGAAATCTCCTCGATCGGCTGCCAAGCACCGGTCGAAGTCTCGGCCATCACAATTCCCACCACCTTCGGACGGACCGATTCCAGAACCGGCTTCAGGTCGTCGACCGTAAAGACTTCCCCCCACGGACGTTCGATCTTGGTCACTTCGGCACCAGCCCGCTGGGCGACATCGACCATCCGTCCGCCGAATACACCATTCACACAGACGATCATTTTATCGCCCGGCTCGATCAGGTTATCGACCACCGCTTCCATGCCGGCGGAACCGGTTCCGCTAATCGCCATCGTCATCGGGTTCTTGGTGCGGTAAACCTGGCGGAGCATCTCCTGCAGGCCGTTCATCGTCTCGAGGTAATACGGGTCGAGATGCCCGACCGTTCCCTTGGCGAGAGCCTGCAAAACTCGAGGATGGGTATCGCTTGGCCCTGGGCCCATCAGCACGCGAACAGGAGGATTGAGTTCAGGAAAAGTAGTGGTCACCGGAGAGGCTCCAGAAGTTTCGCTTCGCGCGACTGGCCGGCAGCAGATAGCGTCGCCAGCGGCCAAAAAATAGAAATTCAAAGAACGAGTGACGAGGGTCTGAGGTGGCCCTCTAGAGTTGTTTTGTTGTACATTCAGCCGCCCTCGCCTGCCAGTGTGCAACCTAATCTCGGCGCTACTGATGACCGTTACCCCCGAAGCCACCTCCGCCGCGATCATTCCGCGTGCATCCCCTGCGATCTCGCAGCGGCTGCGCCGCGCCGTGGTGGTGCTGGTGACGCTCGGCATCGCGGGAGTGCTGGCGGTTTGGCAGTTCGCGCCGGGAGTGCGGCCCCCCTTAACTGAGTCGGTGGTGAGTCCTGCGACCACGAGCAGCCCCGCTGCAGGAGAGGTTTCCCCGCCAAGGGCCGAGCAGCTTTCGCCCGACCTTGCCCTCTATCGCGAGATGACGCGTGCCGTGGCTCGCGGCGAAATCTACTACACAGCAGCGGCTCGCGAGATCCCGCGGCACGGCTTTCCCGCCACTTCGACCCTCAATTTTCGCCTCCCCACCTACGCCTGGTGCTTTGCGCTCGTGCCCGATGAACGGATCCTCCAAGGGATTTTGCTTGCGCTTTGTCTCGTCGGGCTGGTCCTGACGATGCAGCAAGTGGCGGCTGACGAAGGAGCATTTCCCGCGATTATCGCCACCATCCTGCAAGCGGGCGTGCTTCGCTGGAGCATCGATGGCTATGCGTTTTACGCCCAAGAATTGTGGGCAGCAGCGCTAATCGTGATTGCGATCGCTACGTTCGAGCAGCGATCGCTCGTCGCGATGCTTGCGTTAACCTTAGCCGCCCTTTTTCGAGAACTCGCGCTACCGCTGCTTCCACTAGCAGTGCTCGTCTCGTGGCTCGGAAAACGACGTCGCGACGCTGTTATCTACACGCTTTTAACCCTGGCGCTAGTCACCTTCTACTACTGGCACCATCAGCAGGTGCAGCAAGTGACCGCCGGACTAGCCGCCACACGCCCCTCGCTCGACCTGGGGCAATGGCTCGCTTTCCAAGGCACCAACTTCTGGATTCTGGCCACGCGCATGAACAGCTGGCTGCTCCACGTGCCGGAAATCGTGGTGCTACTCTACCTTTTTCTAGCGGCGATTGGTCTGGCCGATCAGGCACAGTTGCGAGCACGCTGGATGCAGCTGTTTGTGGCCGCGTTCTACATCGGCACGCTCTTCATCGGTCGGGCGGAGAATCAGTACTGGGGGCTGATAGTCGCGCCGATGCTAAGCATCGGTTTCGCGTCGCTTCCAGCCACGCTCGCACGCTGGTGGCGATCCGATTCTGCTTCCAGATAAGCTTGCAGAATGCTGGACGCTTCTCGACTTAAATCGACCATTCGGAGAGCGATAAGCCAGTGAGAGCCCGCAGCTGTTCAGTATCGGGACGCAAAAAGTCTTGCAGCCGCTCGCGGATCTCGGCGGGCAACTTCTCGGCGTATTCCGATTTAGTCTTTCGAGAAGTTTTGAGCAAAAACGGGCGAACCAGACGCTTATGAAAGCTCTTGCCGAGCCGCCAAATGGCTCGCACCAGTTTGTTGCCAGTCCCGGGCTTCTCGTTGCTTAGGTGAAACGCCTCGTCGAACACGGGGCTGCTGAACTTGGCATCGACCTCGAGAAACGCATAGATCCACTGCATCACTTCGCGCGTGTTGTCCCGGAGATCGTCAGCAGAAACAGTTAGCGTTTGCGACTGTGGAAATAGCTTCAAATATTCCATCCACTGCCGATGATACTGGCTCGGAATGCAGTACAGATCGTTGTCGCTAGGATTCCGAAGGGCTTCAGCGATCGGCCGTTTTTCGCGTCCGCGATCCACTTCGTGCCAGTAGTGGGAAACGATCCGCTCCACTGGGTCGCGTACGACATAAATTAGCTTTGCCTGTGGCAACAGCGCATGTATCTTCTCGGCGCATCCTGGGTAGAACGGATGCTTGGTGTAGTCTGGCGAGGCTTCCCCGATCGCTTTCCGATTCTCACGGAAAAAACTTTGGTACCACGCGAGTCCTTTTTCTTCCATGACGCCGGGGAGGAAGAACTTCGTTTCCTTGCTCACCGACATCGAGATTTCGGGATGAGCTTCGAGGTAGTGATAGAGACTGCTGGTGCCCGATTTCATGGCCCCGATGACCAAAAAATTGGGCATCAGGCCAGTCGGTTTGGTGAGCAGCCGCAAAGCCGTCGATTTTGCAGCGCGAAGTGACGTCACGATTTCGGTTCCTTCCGAGACAGAGAATCCAGGCCGAATTGGAATCAACTCGGGCCAATCTCACAAGACGAAATGGGTCGTGAACGCGGCCGCTGGAAAGCAATTTTTCGTGGTTGGGGGCTCTCCGACGTTGTTTTTGCTACCAAAGGCCAGCTATCATTCAACGCAGGTTTCTCGCCAATCCAGCGCAGTCGCGCTCTATGTCCTCTCCATTAGTCCTGCCCGCGAAAGGTGAATTCATGCCTCGTAGTTCGAAACGAAATACAACCGACGGACGCCGCGAGTTTCTCAAGACGAGCGCTGTAGTGGCTGGTGCCCTCGCTGTCGCCCCCTTTGCCGTCCATGCGGAAGATAAAGCCGAAAGCACCCACCCCATCATCGGAAGTGGCAAGCACCAGTATGAGTGTCATCACGGCTGGGGCGAAGTTCCCGACTCGATTCCATGGCACGAGACCCACGGTGTGACTGTCGACCGCGAAGGGCTGATCTACGTTAAGCATCGCAGTGCTGGTAAAGACCCGATCGACACCATCGTGGTGTTCGACCCGACCGGAAAGTTCGTCCGCTCGTTCGGTAAAGAATATCACGGCGGTGGACACGGCATCGATCTGCGTCTCGAAGGAAACGAAGAGTTCCTCTATCTCAGCGACGTGAAGAACAACGTCGTGGTGAAAACCAACCTCAAAGGGGAGCAAGTTTGGGTGAAGGGAAAGCCTGAAGAACCAGGCGTCTATACCGAAGGTAAGAAGTATTGTCCCACCAACGTGGCGCTCGGCACCGACGGCGGGTTTTATATCGCCGACGGTTACGGCTCGCACTTCATCCATCAGTACGACAAAGACGCGAAGTGGATTCGCACTTTTGGTGGTGCCGGCAAAGAGCCAGGCAAAATGCAAACTCCTCATGGTCTGATGGTGGATCAGCGTGCTGGTCGCGAGCCGTCACTCCTCGTGGCAGATCGCGCGAATGCTCGCCTGCAG
This window of the Pirellula staleyi DSM 6068 genome carries:
- a CDS encoding twin-arginine translocation signal domain-containing protein; the encoded protein is MPRSSKRNTTDGRREFLKTSAVVAGALAVAPFAVHAEDKAESTHPIIGSGKHQYECHHGWGEVPDSIPWHETHGVTVDREGLIYVKHRSAGKDPIDTIVVFDPTGKFVRSFGKEYHGGGHGIDLRLEGNEEFLYLSDVKNNVVVKTNLKGEQVWVKGKPEEPGVYTEGKKYCPTNVALGTDGGFYIADGYGSHFIHQYDKDAKWIRTFGGAGKEPGKMQTPHGLMVDQRAGREPSLLVADRANARLQYFTLDGQHQSFVDDVSFPAHVDFRGDLMLIADLHARVSIFGADNKAIVHLGYDADWTKQALANGFAMRRDPKQWQAGRFVHPHDACFDKDGNIFVVEWVSTGRVTFLKKVV
- a CDS encoding sulfotransferase, giving the protein MTSLRAAKSTALRLLTKPTGLMPNFLVIGAMKSGTSSLYHYLEAHPEISMSVSKETKFFLPGVMEEKGLAWYQSFFRENRKAIGEASPDYTKHPFYPGCAEKIHALLPQAKLIYVVRDPVERIVSHYWHEVDRGREKRPIAEALRNPSDNDLYCIPSQYHRQWMEYLKLFPQSQTLTVSADDLRDNTREVMQWIYAFLEVDAKFSSPVFDEAFHLSNEKPGTGNKLVRAIWRLGKSFHKRLVRPFLLKTSRKTKSEYAEKLPAEIRERLQDFLRPDTEQLRALTGLSLSEWSI
- a CDS encoding HEAT repeat domain-containing protein, yielding MPDRNNGLSMLMLIGLLAAVSGCADGPVPEMRSLNPWVRKQWAEDETFGPTYYARVEALQSLRAKAGSLPPEEREQVAAELSQQLAAESAVPMKLEMLRTLAAYNTATAEAAIVGNLQSENADVRRVACEALARQKGPQAVTALGQVVGTDTDADVRKTAARGLQQFQDPAAAQALRVALDEDDPAMQKIAMDSLRSISGRDYGNDPSRWREYLQGGEPAPAERPSIASSWREWSLW
- a CDS encoding peptidylprolyl isomerase; protein product: MRRLQQVATLGGMNFWQASATWVLGVALGLTSVGCGGSSTTPPTASIEAPPTSSTASTSTSASDVGESYTTSIPAKVVEQPYVDPIVVVHTTAGDIQIQLYGEKAPGTVDNFLRDYVKRDFYSGTILHHVEPGMMVIMGGYGADLAPKPTRSPIYNEAANGLKNKRGTVAMTRDPDSEHSATSQFFVNLADNSGLDHQSIDSAEDYGYCVFGEVIQGMEIIDQIAAGGTKAEGDFPSLPAETITITTVEQIR
- the murB gene encoding UDP-N-acetylmuramate dehydrogenase gives rise to the protein MAFPSGFEHITREQEQLAPFTWFRIGGAAQFWVEPTSIEELAAVVRAAAAEGLMIRVLGGGSNLLVRDEGVSGVVLHLTAAAFAKIEVNKKRIIAGGGAKLGHVVSTAVREGLAGLEQLVGIPGTLGGALRSNAGTHGGDIGQWTTSATVMTRSGEILTRSKDELRFGYRASSLDELVILEATLDLEMASSAMLTKQMQQTWILKKAQLPSADQATSCIFKNPGGVSAASLIEEAGMHSARVGNAEVSDRNAAYIVAQPGCTSREVIELIELIRKTVADRTGVDLETAIEIW
- a CDS encoding carbon storage regulator encodes the protein MLVLSRKVGERILIGDQIAITVVRISGGGVRIGIEAPSHMAVVREELATKAAVESAAALPLSAGGTTSVAEVQVASTPVEQQKLLPSPAPRKAK
- a CDS encoding phosphatase PAP2 family protein, translating into MNSPLDSSRLDPTLAASQLWNSTIIGTRLMQLAVVLAALAALSLLVDMQVARYWHQVKLGGDVRNFFRMIEAFAYGYTVLILIFMVSAIDPRGARILPRLLLCTYGPGVLVNIVKVSVSRMRPSSIDDLNVSVMSTFGALFPFLVDGTSLDHRMQSFPSGHTATATGFAAALAILYPQRAWVFVILPVVAALQRLQSESHFLSDTLSAASLACFAVALSCLVPLVSRRLLKFEAPSSIAEQVISSKV
- a CDS encoding alanine--glyoxylate aminotransferase family protein codes for the protein MTTTFPELNPPVRVLMGPGPSDTHPRVLQALAKGTVGHLDPYYLETMNGLQEMLRQVYRTKNPMTMAISGTGSAGMEAVVDNLIEPGDKMIVCVNGVFGGRMVDVAQRAGAEVTKIERPWGEVFTVDDLKPVLESVRPKVVGIVMAETSTGAWQPIEEISKLVHSYNALLAVDAVTALGGIPLEVDAWNIDAIYSGTQKCLSCPPGLSPVSFSPAAMEKVMSRKTKVQSWYLDVSMLANYWGQNRVYHHTGPINMTYALYEALRLVLEEGLEKCHARHALNHKALRAGLEAIGIKYSTQEGHILPQLNAVLIPEGIDDAKVRGDLLNRFGIEIGAGLGAYKGKVWRIGLMGYGSRPANVLLILSALEQLLAEQGYQFQRGASIAAATTVYQNAAK